In one window of Meiothermus sp. DNA:
- a CDS encoding adenosylcobalamin-dependent ribonucleoside-diphosphate reductase produces MNSFTPALFDDHAQAIAKRQYMQPGDGDVFGMFRRVATWVASPEKSDQDKAYWGEQFYQLMASKRFCPGGRVLAGAGTQHGNVLNCFVQGATDHDPSSFDGVLEVATKLALVTKVGGGNGVNLDPYVSRKNAGPRGTVRGFAYISAEHADVEDFIKGMMRPPINPDGDKENITVRNWTRVVYGLLKPELAALARRNGVMTVREKPGDALMVPDDMRGIIEAAKAALSLAVKGQEPHVDFSSLRPEGAPIKGSGGTSSGPVSFLVEIFDNFLEWANLGAEKAGPVTTLRYVYAPVLRVVRQGGTRRGAGMATIAIDHPDLLDFLTAKDLDREASEGDISTFNISILVTEAFWQALQADGLWAVEPSEVPGKYYPHPVQGSYNGVWPDLPERAQDGARPIPVYDGKVPAKWLWHEIAWHAWATGEPGLIFVDRINELSALKNLGPRYQIRSTNPCGEIPLTVGEPCDLGAINLAAYVENGEFNFAEFRKDVHTAIRFLDNVLDVNVFALEDNRIASQTLRRLGLGVMGLADMLIKMGLPYSSEAGRRVVAQVMNVMREEAIAESEQLGRERGVFPAYEQHRAAFEALGIRPRRNVAVLTVAPTGTTSMLMGVSSGIEPMFSPFMWRRIGGEYKALLHPLFVEMMEQFPAEGRFEKNGAWDWDAIIEAIQAHHGSVKGLEGIPSAIGNVFEGAHDVPPLDHVRMQGVVQTAFDAEGYAANSLSKTINLPNQATVEDVEAAYTEAYMTGCKGITVYRDGSREYQVLSVSKEDKKAEQDKETVAVQPALLEVPASSDLGRHEAERTTRPIFERTGRLVGYTDMVKLTAADGTRRGFLVTVNMQGEHPVEVILTSGKAGDEANADSEALGRIISKALQYGVPVAELVKTLRGINGGLYGSYQGRFVTSKADLIAVALETTSKIQIAEGERKAAQMPLDDNMVPQAMQRAMTAPIQNTQPLQGKTGLGKCPECGDENLVREEGCVKCYSCGYSKCG; encoded by the coding sequence ATGAATAGCTTCACGCCCGCACTTTTTGACGATCACGCCCAAGCCATAGCCAAGCGCCAGTACATGCAACCTGGCGATGGAGACGTATTTGGAATGTTTCGCCGGGTGGCTACCTGGGTGGCCTCGCCCGAAAAGTCCGATCAGGACAAAGCGTACTGGGGCGAACAGTTCTATCAGCTGATGGCCTCCAAACGCTTCTGCCCGGGCGGGCGGGTGCTGGCCGGAGCGGGTACCCAGCACGGCAACGTACTCAACTGCTTTGTGCAGGGCGCTACCGATCACGACCCCAGCAGCTTTGATGGGGTGCTGGAAGTAGCGACCAAGCTGGCATTGGTGACCAAGGTGGGTGGGGGTAACGGGGTCAACCTCGATCCCTATGTCTCGCGCAAGAATGCTGGCCCACGCGGAACGGTGCGCGGTTTTGCCTATATTTCTGCAGAGCATGCCGATGTCGAAGACTTCATCAAGGGCATGATGCGCCCCCCCATCAACCCCGATGGCGATAAAGAAAACATCACCGTGCGTAACTGGACGCGAGTGGTCTACGGCCTCCTGAAGCCCGAATTGGCCGCGCTGGCCCGCCGCAACGGAGTCATGACCGTGCGGGAGAAGCCCGGCGACGCACTGATGGTGCCCGACGATATGCGAGGCATCATCGAGGCTGCCAAGGCCGCCCTGAGCCTGGCTGTGAAAGGTCAGGAACCCCATGTAGACTTCAGCAGTCTGCGCCCCGAAGGTGCGCCCATCAAAGGAAGCGGGGGTACCAGCAGCGGGCCGGTGAGCTTTTTGGTGGAAATTTTCGATAACTTTCTAGAATGGGCCAACCTGGGGGCCGAGAAAGCGGGCCCGGTCACCACCTTGCGCTACGTGTACGCGCCGGTGCTGCGGGTAGTACGCCAGGGCGGCACCCGCCGGGGCGCCGGCATGGCCACCATCGCCATTGACCACCCCGACCTGCTGGACTTCCTGACCGCCAAAGACCTCGACCGCGAGGCCAGTGAAGGCGATATCTCCACCTTCAATATCTCGATCCTGGTCACCGAAGCCTTCTGGCAGGCATTGCAGGCCGATGGCCTGTGGGCGGTTGAACCCTCCGAGGTGCCGGGCAAATACTATCCACACCCGGTGCAAGGCTCCTATAACGGGGTGTGGCCCGATCTGCCCGAACGCGCCCAGGACGGCGCCCGCCCCATTCCGGTCTACGACGGCAAAGTGCCGGCCAAGTGGCTCTGGCACGAAATTGCCTGGCACGCCTGGGCTACCGGCGAACCCGGCCTGATCTTCGTGGATCGCATCAACGAGCTTTCGGCCCTCAAGAATCTGGGGCCCCGCTATCAGATTCGCTCCACCAATCCATGTGGGGAAATCCCCCTCACGGTGGGCGAGCCCTGTGACCTGGGTGCCATTAACCTTGCGGCTTATGTGGAGAACGGCGAATTCAATTTCGCTGAGTTCCGTAAAGACGTTCACACCGCCATCCGCTTCCTGGACAACGTGCTGGACGTAAACGTGTTTGCCCTGGAGGACAACCGTATCGCCAGCCAGACCTTGCGCCGGCTGGGCCTGGGGGTAATGGGCCTGGCCGACATGCTCATCAAGATGGGGCTGCCCTACTCCTCAGAAGCGGGCCGCCGGGTGGTAGCTCAAGTGATGAACGTTATGCGCGAGGAAGCCATTGCCGAGTCGGAGCAACTGGGGCGGGAGCGGGGCGTGTTTCCGGCTTATGAGCAACACCGCGCGGCCTTCGAGGCGCTGGGCATCCGCCCCCGCCGCAACGTGGCGGTGCTGACGGTGGCCCCTACCGGTACCACCAGCATGTTGATGGGGGTTTCCAGCGGCATAGAGCCGATGTTCTCGCCCTTCATGTGGCGGCGCATCGGCGGGGAGTACAAGGCTTTGTTGCACCCCTTGTTTGTGGAGATGATGGAGCAGTTCCCCGCTGAGGGGCGCTTCGAGAAGAACGGTGCCTGGGATTGGGATGCCATCATCGAGGCCATTCAGGCCCACCACGGCAGCGTGAAGGGCCTGGAAGGTATCCCCAGCGCTATTGGTAATGTGTTTGAAGGGGCCCACGACGTGCCGCCGCTGGATCATGTGCGAATGCAAGGGGTAGTACAGACCGCCTTCGACGCTGAGGGCTACGCGGCCAACTCGCTCTCCAAGACCATCAACCTGCCCAATCAGGCCACCGTGGAGGATGTGGAGGCAGCCTACACCGAGGCGTACATGACCGGTTGCAAGGGCATCACGGTTTACCGCGATGGCAGCCGCGAATACCAGGTGCTCTCGGTGAGCAAGGAAGATAAGAAAGCAGAGCAGGACAAGGAGACGGTAGCGGTGCAGCCTGCGTTGCTGGAGGTGCCGGCTAGCAGCGACTTGGGCCGCCACGAAGCAGAGCGGACAACCCGCCCCATCTTCGAGCGTACCGGTCGCTTGGTGGGCTACACCGACATGGTCAAACTCACTGCCGCCGACGGCACCCGGCGGGGTTTTCTGGTGACCGTCAATATGCAAGGGGAGCACCCGGTGGAGGTTATTCTGACTTCGGGTAAGGCGGGCGACGAGGCCAACGCCGACAGCGAAGCCCTGGGGCGTATTATCTCCAAGGCCCTGCAATACGGGGTACCGGTGGCCGAGCTGGTCAAGACCCTGCGCGGCATTAATGGCGGCCTGTACGGCAGCTACCAGGGCCGCTTTGTGACCAGCAAGGCCGACCTGATAGCCGTAGCACTAGAAACCACCAGCAAAATCCAGATTGCCGAAGGCGAGCGCAAAGCCGCCCAGATGCCCCTGGATGACAATATGGTGCCCCAGGCCATGCAGCGGGCCATGACCGCACCCATCCAGAATACACAGCCCCTCCAGGGCAAGACCGGCTTGGGCAAATGTCCCGAGTGTGGCGACGAGAACCTGGTACGCGAGGAAGGGTGTGTCAAGTGCTATAGCTGTGGTTATAGCAAGTGTGGATAG
- the gmk gene encoding guanylate kinase produces the protein MPRGNLFVMTGASGVGKGTIRGRLLEYHRMYYSISMTTRPPRVGERNGVDYYFVSKAEFESKIAQNGFLEWAQYVEDYYGTPREPVEEALSKGQDVILEIEVQGALQVKQAMPEAILVFIIPPSLSELRRRLLVRGTDSLAKIHKRLKRAEEEIRMADQFKYVLVNDQLDKAVSDFAAIIQAERLLQPRMSEALARALSIDPVLERELDELERKRLEAGEQGGQ, from the coding sequence ATGCCGCGTGGGAATCTGTTTGTCATGACCGGGGCTTCGGGGGTGGGCAAAGGCACCATCCGGGGCAGGCTCCTGGAGTATCACCGCATGTACTACTCGATCTCGATGACCACCCGGCCCCCCAGGGTGGGGGAGCGCAATGGGGTGGACTACTACTTTGTCAGCAAAGCCGAGTTTGAAAGCAAGATTGCGCAAAACGGTTTCCTGGAGTGGGCCCAGTACGTGGAAGACTACTACGGCACGCCCAGGGAGCCGGTGGAGGAAGCCCTGAGCAAAGGCCAGGACGTCATCCTCGAGATTGAGGTACAGGGCGCTTTGCAGGTCAAGCAGGCCATGCCGGAAGCGATTCTGGTCTTCATCATTCCCCCCTCGCTGTCGGAGTTGCGCCGGAGGCTCCTGGTGCGTGGAACCGACAGCCTGGCCAAGATTCACAAGCGGCTCAAGCGGGCCGAGGAAGAGATTCGCATGGCCGACCAGTTCAAGTATGTGCTGGTCAACGACCAGCTCGACAAAGCCGTCTCCGACTTTGCCGCCATTATTCAGGCCGAGCGGCTGCTTCAACCGCGCATGAGCGAAGCCCTGGCCCGCGCCCTCTCGATAGACCCGGTTCTGGAACGTGAACTCGATGAACTCGAGCGCAAACGGCTCGAGGCGGGCGAGCAGGGGGGCCAGTAA
- the rpoZ gene encoding DNA-directed RNA polymerase subunit omega, which yields MAEPGIDTLLALTDSKYRLTVVTAKRAQQLLRYGFKNTVLSSDELPRMRTLEGEKPDPNAVTWAMQELKTGRLQIGENLIAEDRLTKYLDQMYPREVIETSD from the coding sequence ATGGCAGAACCCGGCATCGATACCCTTCTGGCCCTGACCGACTCCAAGTACCGCCTGACCGTAGTGACGGCAAAGCGCGCCCAACAGCTACTGCGCTACGGCTTCAAGAATACGGTGCTGAGCAGCGACGAACTGCCCCGCATGCGCACTTTGGAAGGTGAGAAGCCTGACCCCAACGCAGTTACCTGGGCAATGCAAGAGCTCAAGACCGGCCGCCTGCAAATCGGTGAAAACCTGATTGCCGAGGATCGTCTGACCAAGTACCTCGATCAGATGTACCCCCGCGAAGTGATCGAAACTTCTGATTGA
- a CDS encoding MarC family protein: MVEFALQAFLTLFVLVDPIGLIPLFLALVGTRSYQEQKRIALRSTLVAGLLILAFALLGGVILRYLGISLEALKVAGGLLLFKIALDMINAQLERETDEEHAESQVRADVSVFPLAIPLIAGPGTLANVLILAGSAPPGIGGFVLVLAMAALVLFLTYWSLRAALKFSSSLGRTGINVITRVLGILLAALAVQYVADGVRVLLKLE, translated from the coding sequence ATGGTTGAATTCGCCCTCCAGGCCTTCCTGACCTTGTTCGTACTGGTTGATCCCATCGGCCTGATTCCGCTATTCCTGGCCCTGGTGGGTACCCGCAGCTACCAGGAGCAAAAGCGCATCGCGCTCAGGTCAACCCTGGTGGCGGGCCTCCTGATCCTGGCCTTTGCCTTGCTGGGGGGGGTGATTTTGCGCTACCTGGGCATCAGCCTCGAGGCGCTAAAGGTGGCGGGGGGTTTGCTTTTGTTCAAGATTGCGCTGGACATGATCAATGCCCAGCTCGAGCGCGAAACCGACGAAGAGCACGCCGAGTCGCAAGTCCGGGCCGATGTCTCTGTTTTTCCACTGGCTATCCCGCTCATTGCCGGGCCGGGCACCCTGGCCAACGTGCTGATTCTGGCTGGGTCGGCGCCCCCAGGAATTGGGGGGTTCGTACTGGTACTGGCCATGGCCGCCCTGGTTTTATTCCTCACTTACTGGTCGCTTCGCGCGGCCCTGAAGTTCTCGAGTTCGCTGGGTCGCACCGGCATCAATGTGATTACCCGGGTGCTGGGCATTTTGCTGGCCGCTCTGGCGGTACAGTATGTGGCCGATGGGGTACGGGTCTTGCTAAAGCTCGAGTGA
- a CDS encoding diguanylate cyclase: MNTSAPVLEPETLNWLNQLPEAVVWLDKEGQIGWCNPVAAALIPDPNPQGKRLENWFQPMVRESRMHEPMNAGWWQGSPQKGLLGIAVKRWRWFQVSLAPFKNGQLCILSEVTREYNQALAYHSSLEVLSSLLTQEEKLEELLMRVLQTAVEVVPGAEAGSLTLLENGEFRFVAQIGFEDSLIEHSLGYDHELAWYGLGEQEWLLGKPRLLVSPHIQERTRKHISHELDMFNQVGKLEELKATVTVPIVLQGQVMGTLNLDSLTSTEAFPPESLAIAQTFALQAATVIYGLLTRRNLSELALSDALTGLGNRHALKESFPKMKAQAERLDLPLTLIYWDMDGLKRLNDHYGHAAGDQALKILANTLRSVFRQEDQTFRIGGDEFVSLHLALPLSEVPEMVRRVRSAIHFEVSAGAVAITPLQDLQAALGQADQAMYKDKRRVRNSLEL, encoded by the coding sequence ATGAACACCTCGGCCCCTGTCCTCGAGCCAGAAACCTTGAACTGGCTAAACCAACTTCCAGAGGCCGTGGTGTGGTTGGACAAAGAAGGGCAGATTGGCTGGTGCAACCCCGTAGCTGCGGCCCTCATCCCCGACCCCAATCCGCAGGGCAAGCGGCTGGAAAACTGGTTTCAACCCATGGTACGTGAGTCGCGCATGCACGAGCCTATGAATGCGGGTTGGTGGCAGGGCAGCCCCCAGAAGGGTTTGTTGGGAATAGCGGTCAAGCGGTGGCGTTGGTTCCAGGTCAGCCTGGCCCCTTTCAAAAATGGTCAACTGTGCATCCTGAGCGAGGTGACCCGTGAGTACAACCAGGCCCTGGCCTACCACTCTTCCCTCGAGGTGCTTTCCAGCCTGCTTACCCAGGAAGAAAAACTCGAGGAACTCCTCATGCGGGTACTGCAAACAGCCGTCGAAGTGGTTCCTGGGGCCGAGGCCGGAAGCCTGACCCTGCTGGAAAACGGAGAGTTTAGATTTGTGGCGCAGATTGGCTTTGAGGATAGCCTAATCGAACATTCTTTAGGTTACGATCACGAACTGGCCTGGTATGGGCTGGGTGAGCAAGAATGGTTGCTGGGCAAGCCCCGCTTGTTGGTGTCTCCGCATATCCAGGAGCGAACCCGAAAGCATATCTCCCACGAGCTGGATATGTTCAACCAGGTGGGCAAGCTGGAGGAGCTAAAAGCCACCGTGACCGTACCCATTGTGCTTCAGGGCCAGGTAATGGGTACCCTCAACCTCGATTCACTCACCTCTACCGAGGCCTTTCCCCCCGAAAGCCTAGCCATCGCTCAGACCTTTGCCTTACAGGCCGCCACGGTGATTTATGGCCTGCTCACGCGCCGCAATCTATCCGAGCTGGCCTTGAGCGATGCCCTTACGGGGTTGGGCAACCGACACGCCCTGAAAGAGAGTTTTCCCAAAATGAAGGCCCAGGCCGAACGCCTGGACTTACCTCTGACCCTCATTTACTGGGACATGGATGGACTCAAGCGGCTCAACGACCATTACGGTCATGCTGCTGGCGATCAAGCCCTCAAAATTTTGGCCAACACGCTTCGCAGTGTCTTCCGTCAAGAAGACCAGACTTTTCGCATTGGGGGCGACGAGTTTGTGAGCCTGCACCTGGCGCTGCCGCTTTCCGAAGTGCCCGAGATGGTTCGGCGGGTGCGCTCAGCCATCCACTTCGAGGTGAGCGCAGGAGCAGTGGCCATCACTCCCCTCCAGGATTTGCAGGCCGCCCTGGGGCAGGCCGATCAGGCCATGTACAAAGACAAGCGCCGGGTTCGCAACTCACTCGAGCTTTAG
- a CDS encoding DNA repair protein RecN, whose amino-acid sequence MLERLEVQNLAVLERVALEFGPGLTVLTGETGAGKSVLVDALSLLLGEKAEGLMRPGADTLLVTAFFSGKSLSRKVSQGRSTPRIEGEVVSLKELSDEAAQHLTIHAQHAALALSSRKAQRRLLDSQVEPGLLEQYQRAYAHFQAILSETERLEAAARERERKLDILRFQTGEIDQAKLVVGEDEQLLQEAERLRHLETLRERVSAAIALLSGDGDALGLVTLASREVKAAGRFDAELEHLGQDLESALHGLRAVSRELEDYLESLEVDPQRLEEVEARLALIEKLGRKYGEGIPAILAFAEAARRELAELEGAEDRLAELHAQKESAWNALIAAGEQLSRARAQAADWLSRKASEEIRALGMPAARFRVGLSPLEKPGPDGLEEVQLLFSANPGLGEAPLEKAASGGELSRVMLALALLTGSEADTVVFDEVDTGVGGEAAWQVADRLARLSQQRQVLVVTHLPQIAARAHTHYRVVKNSQSVQVQRVQDEERVRELARMLSGSYSEAALEHARELLMGSVT is encoded by the coding sequence ATGTTGGAACGCCTCGAGGTACAAAACTTAGCAGTGTTGGAGCGGGTGGCGCTCGAGTTTGGCCCCGGCCTGACGGTGCTTACAGGGGAAACCGGCGCGGGCAAGAGCGTTTTGGTGGATGCTTTGTCGCTGCTCCTGGGCGAAAAAGCCGAGGGCCTGATGCGCCCTGGGGCCGATACCCTCCTCGTAACGGCCTTCTTCAGTGGCAAAAGCCTTTCGCGCAAGGTTTCCCAGGGGCGCAGTACCCCGCGTATTGAGGGTGAGGTGGTGAGCCTGAAGGAACTCAGCGACGAGGCGGCCCAGCACCTGACCATCCATGCCCAGCACGCAGCCCTGGCGCTTTCTAGCCGCAAGGCTCAACGCAGGTTGCTAGATTCGCAGGTAGAGCCGGGTCTGCTGGAGCAGTACCAGCGGGCCTACGCGCATTTTCAGGCCATTCTGAGCGAGACCGAACGCCTCGAGGCGGCAGCCCGTGAGCGTGAACGCAAACTGGATATTCTGCGATTTCAAACCGGTGAAATTGACCAGGCCAAACTGGTGGTGGGGGAGGACGAGCAGCTTTTGCAGGAAGCCGAGCGCCTGCGCCACCTCGAGACCCTGCGCGAGCGGGTTTCGGCGGCCATCGCTCTGCTCAGCGGGGATGGCGACGCCCTGGGCCTGGTCACACTGGCCTCACGGGAAGTAAAGGCTGCCGGGCGCTTTGATGCGGAACTGGAGCACCTGGGTCAGGATCTCGAGAGCGCCCTGCATGGCCTGCGGGCGGTGAGCCGTGAACTCGAGGACTATCTGGAAAGCCTCGAGGTCGACCCCCAGCGCCTCGAGGAAGTGGAAGCCCGGCTGGCCCTCATCGAGAAGTTGGGGCGCAAGTACGGCGAGGGCATTCCGGCCATCCTGGCCTTTGCCGAGGCCGCGCGGCGCGAGCTGGCCGAACTCGAGGGCGCCGAGGATCGCCTGGCCGAACTCCACGCCCAAAAAGAAAGCGCCTGGAACGCGCTGATAGCGGCAGGTGAGCAGCTTTCCAGGGCTCGTGCCCAGGCTGCCGACTGGCTTTCCAGAAAAGCGAGTGAGGAGATTCGTGCCCTGGGGATGCCGGCGGCGCGTTTTCGGGTGGGGCTCTCGCCCCTGGAAAAACCCGGCCCCGATGGACTGGAAGAGGTGCAGCTGCTGTTTTCGGCCAACCCAGGTCTGGGCGAGGCCCCCCTGGAGAAAGCTGCTTCGGGCGGGGAGCTTTCACGGGTGATGCTGGCGCTGGCCCTCCTGACCGGCTCAGAAGCCGATACCGTGGTTTTTGACGAGGTGGACACCGGGGTAGGCGGTGAAGCGGCCTGGCAGGTGGCCGACCGTTTGGCACGCCTGTCCCAGCAGCGCCAGGTGCTGGTGGTGACCCACCTTCCACAAATCGCCGCCAGGGCCCATACCCACTACCGGGTGGTCAAGAATAGCCAGTCGGTGCAGGTGCAGCGGGTGCAGGACGAAGAGCGGGTGCGGGAGCTGGCCCGTATGCTCTCGGGCAGCTATTCCGAAGCGGCCCTCGAGCATGCCCGTGAACTACTGATGGGCTCGGTCACGTAA